One part of the Pogoniulus pusillus isolate bPogPus1 chromosome 8, bPogPus1.pri, whole genome shotgun sequence genome encodes these proteins:
- the MKNK1 gene encoding MAP kinase-interacting serine/threonine-protein kinase 1, translating into MVSSQPLPIADSGKRKKKKRTRPTDHVPGKFEDLYKLTAELLGEGAYAKVQGAVSLQTGKEYAVKIIEKNAEHSRSRVFREIETLYQCQGNKNILELIEFFEDDTRYYLVFEKLRGGSILAHIQKQKHFNEREASKVVRDIASALDFLHTKGIAHRDLKPENILCESPEKISPVKICDFDLGSGVKLNSACTPITTPELTTPCGSAEYMAPEVVEVFTEEATFYDKRCDLWSLGVILYIMLSGYPPFVGNCGTDCGWDRGEVCRICQNKLFESIQKGKYEFPDKDWSHISSEAKDLISKLLVRDAKERLSAAQVLQHAWVQGHAPERGLPTPQVLQRNSSTKDLTLFAAEAIALNRQLSQHENELSAEQESVAHAVCSMKLSPPSKSRLAKRRAMTHATKASDFQPVPHKAF; encoded by the exons ATGGTCAGCagtcagcctctccccatagcagacagtgggaaaaggaaaaagaagaaaagaactaGACCCACAGACCATGTCCCTGGGAAGTTTGAAG ACTTGTACAAGCTGACTGCTGAGCTTCTTGGTGAGGGCGCATATGCCAAAGTTCAGGGTGCTGTCAGCCTCCAAACTGGGAAAGAATACGCAGTGAAA ATCATTGAAAAAAACGCTGAGCATAGTCGGAGTCGGGTGTTCCGTGAAATAGAGACCCTCTACCAGTGTCAGGGTAACAA GAACATTTTGGAATTAATAGAATTTTTTGAAGATGACACAAGATACTACCTTGTCTTTGAGAAGCTGCGAGGAG GTTCAATCCTGGCCCATATACAAAAGCAGAAGCACTTTAATGAACGAGAAGCTAGCAAAGTGGTGAGAGATATTGCCTCTGCTCTGGATTTTCTTCATACAAAAG GTATTGCTCACAGGGACCTGAAGCCTGAAAACATCCTGTGTGAATCTCCAGAAAAG ATATCACCAGTGAAAATATGTGACTTTGATCTTGGCAGTGGGGTGAAGTTGAACAGTGCTTGTACCCCAATAACTACTCCTGAATTAACAACACCG TGTGGGTCTGCAGAATACATGGCACCCGAAGTGGTTGAAGTCTTCACGGAAGAGGCCACGTTCTATGACAAGCGCTGCGATCTTTGGAGCCTGGGGGTGATTCTCTACATCATGCTGAGTGGTTACCCCCCTTTTGTGGGCAACTGTGGCACAGACTGTGGCTGGGACAGAGGAGAAGTCTGCAGAATTTGCCAG AACAAGCTTTTTGAGAGCATTCAGAAAGGCAAATATGAGTTTCCTGACAAGGACTGGTCACATATATCCTCAGAGGCCAAAGATCTCATCTCAAAGTTGCTGGTTCGTGATGCCAAAGAACGACTTAGTGCTGCTCAAGTTTTGCAACATGCCTGGGTTCAAGga CATGCTCCTGAAAGGGGATTGCCTACTCCTCAAGTTCTTCAgag GAACAGTAGCACAAAAGACCTGACACTCTTTGCTGCTGAGGCTATAGCCCTTAACCGCCAATTGTCTCAGCATGAGAACGAGCTCAGCGCAGAGCAGGAGAGCGTTGCCCATGCTGTGTGCTCCATGAAGCTTTCTCCTCCGTCCAAGTCCCGCCTTGCCAAGCGCAGAGCAATGACGCATGCCACCAAAGCCAGTgacttccagccagttccccaCAAAGCCTTTTAA